The Methylococcus sp. Mc7 genomic sequence GAGTGGATCAACCGCTACTTCAACTTCTGGGGCTGGACCTACTTCCCGATCAACTTCGTCTTCCCCGCCTCGCTGGTACCGGGCGCCATCATCCTGGACACCGTCCTGATGCTGTCGGGCAGCTACCTGTTCACCGCCATCGTCGGCGCCATGGGCTGGGGTCTGATCTTCTACCCGGGCAACTGGCCGATCATCGCGCCGCTGCACGTCCCGGTGGAATACAACGGCATGCTGATGTCGATCGCCGACATCCAGGGCTACAACTACGTCCGCACGGGCACCCCGGAATACATCCGCATGGTAGAGAAGGGCACCCTGCGTACCTTCGGTAAGGACGTCGCCCCGGTATCGGCATTCTTCTCCGCGTTCATGTCGATCCTGATCTACTTCATGTGGCACTTCATCGGTCGCTGGTTCTCCAACGAACGGTTCCTGCAGAGCACCTGATCCTGACAGATCGGGCCGACGCAAGACCCATGTGAAAGACCGCCGTCCGGCTTGGCGACAGGCCGGCGAGTGACCCAACAGCAAGAACTCGAAAGAGGAGAGATCATGAAAACAATAAAGGACCGGATTGCAAAATGGTCTGCAATCGGACTGCTGTCCGCCGT encodes the following:
- the amoA gene encoding bacterial ammonia monooxygenase, subunit AmoA, giving the protein MSAAQSAVRSHAEAVQLSRTIDWMALFVVFFVIVGSYHIHAMLTMGDWDFWSDWKDRRLWVTVTPIVLITFPAAVQSYLWERYRLPWGATVCVLGLLLGEWINRYFNFWGWTYFPINFVFPASLVPGAIILDTVLMLSGSYLFTAIVGAMGWGLIFYPGNWPIIAPLHVPVEYNGMLMSIADIQGYNYVRTGTPEYIRMVEKGTLRTFGKDVAPVSAFFSAFMSILIYFMWHFIGRWFSNERFLQST